Proteins from one Triticum aestivum cultivar Chinese Spring chromosome 7A, IWGSC CS RefSeq v2.1, whole genome shotgun sequence genomic window:
- the LOC123150886 gene encoding probable receptor-like protein kinase At4g39110 — translation MVRRGALPLALLAVLATLTAVAGQGKPVTDNGSGGGSGPSKFTPKDAFYIDCGGTAAADTKDGKSFKTDAEANSLLSARDNIKVADDKADVPSHLYRSARVFKEEAVYNFPLTAPGWHFIRLYFFPIKSGEADLAAATFDVSTAVNVLLHGFTPEAKAVMKEYIVNATENKLELKFTPQSGSAFINAIEVVNAPDELISKTALTVSPLAETSGLSEAAYQVVCRLNVGGPPIGPVNDTLGRQWEDDGQYLNPKDAGTEVSVPTSAIKYPDAFPATKLVAPTAVYATARHMAESGVANQNFNVSWKVDVDPSFDYLVRLFFADIISTSANDLYFNAYINGRKAISALDLSTITGDLAAPYYKDFVVNSSVNTDGHIIIGVGPLGQDTGRNDALLNGAEVLKMSNSVGSLDGEFGVDGRMVDDGSGTRKVVAAVGFAMMFGAFAGLGCMVVKWHRRPQDWDRRNSFSSWLLPIHTGQSFSNGKGSKSGYTFSSTAGLGHFFTFAEMSEATKNFDESAIIGVGGFGNVYVGEINDPDEEGSRIKVAIKRGNPSSEQGINEFNTEIQMLSKLRHRHLVSLIGYCDEGEEMILVYEFMQHGPFRDHIYGGPEGLPTLSWKQRLEICIGAARGLHYLHTGTAHGIIHRDVKTTNILLDEKFVAKVADFGLSKDGPGMNQLHVSTAVKGSFGYLDPEYFRCQQLTDKSDVYSFGVVLLETLCARAPIDPQLPREQVSLAEWGLQWKRKGLIEKIMDPNLNGKVNPESLAKFAETAEKCLCEFGSDRLSMGDVLWNLEYALQLQEANPPEGATDADDADASIVSSASGVTTVPDQSTTSANELFAQLADMKGR, via the coding sequence ATGGTGCGCCGCGGGGCGCTCCCGCTGGCGCTGCTGGCCGTGCTCGCGACGCTGACGGCCGTGGCGGGGCAGGGGAAGCCGGTCACGGACAACGGCTCGGGCGGCGGGTCGGGGCCGTCCAAGTTCACGCCCAAGGACGCCTTCTACATCGACTGCGGCGGCACGGCCGCCGCCGACACCAAGGACGGCAAGTCCTTCAAGACCGACGCGGAGGCCAACAGCCTGCTCTCCGCCAGGGACAACATCAAGGTCGCCGACGACAAGGCCGACGTGCCGTCGCACCTCTACCGCTCCGCGCGGGTCTTCAAGGAGGAGGCCGTCTACAACTTCCCGCTCACGGCCCCCGGCTGGCACTTCATCCGGCTCTACTTCTTCCCCATCAAGAGCGGGGAGGCCGACCTCGCGGCGGCCACGTTCGACGTGTCCACCGCCGTTAACGTCCTTCTCCACGGCTTCACCCCCGAGGCGAAGGCGGTCATGAAGGAGTACATCGTCAACGCCACGGAGAACAAGCTCGAGCTCAAGTTCACCCCGCAGTCGGGCTCGGCGTTCATCAACGCCATCGAGGTCGTCAACGCCCCCGACGAGCTCATCAGCAAGACGGCCCTGACGGTGTCGCCGCTAGCCGAGACAAGCGGGTTGTCAGAGGCTGCGTACCAGGTGGTGTGCCGGCTCAACGTCGGTGGCCCGCCCATCGGCCCCGTGAACGACACGCTCGGCCGGCAGTGGGAGGACGACGGGCAGTACCTGAACCCCAAGGACGCCGGGACGGAGGTGTCGGTGCCGACGAGCGCGATCAAGTACCCCGACGCGTTCCCGGCGACCAAGCTCGTGGCACCCACGGCGGTGTACGCGACCGCCCGCCACATGGCTGAATCCGGCGTCGCGAACCAGAACTTCAACGTGTCGTGGAAGGTGGACGTGGACCCGTCGTTCGACTATCTCGTCCGCCTCTTCTTCGCCGACATCATAAGCACGTCCGCCAACGACCTCTACTTCAACGCGTACATCAACGGCCGCAAGGCCATCTCCGCCCTGGACCTCTCCACCATCACCGGCGACCTGGCCGCGCCCTACTACAAGGACTTCGTGGTGAACTCGTCGGTCAACACCGACGGCCACATTATCATCGGGGTCGGGCCGCTGGGGCAGGACACGGGCCGCAACGACGCGCTGCTCAACGGCGCGGAGGTGCTCAAGATGAGCAACTCGGTGGGCAGCCTGGACGGCGAGTTCGGCGTGGACGGCCGGATGGTGGACGACGGCAGCGGCACCCGCAAAGTGGTCGCTGCCGTGGGGTTCGCCATGATGTTCGGCGCCTTCGCCGGCCTGGGATGCATGGTGGTGAAGTGGCACCGGCGGCCGCAGGACTGGGACCGGCGCAACAGCTTCTCGTCGTGGCTGCTGCCCATCCACACGGGCCAGTCCTTCTCCAACGGCAAGGGGTCCAAGAGCGGCTACACCTTCTCCTCCACCGCGGGGCTGGGCCACTTCTTCACCTTCGCGGAGATGTCAGAGGCGACCAAGAACTTCGACGAGAGCGCCATCATCGGCGTGGGAGGGTTCGGCAACGTGTACGTGGGCGAGATCAACGACCCCGACGAGGAGGGGTCCAGGATCAAGGTGGCCATCAAGCGCGGGAACCCGTCGTCGGAGCAGGGCATCAACGAGTTCAACACCGAGATCCAGATGCTGTCCAAGCTCCGGCACCGCCACCTCGTGTCCCTCATCGGCTACTGCGACGAGGGCGAGGAGATGATCCTCGTCTACGAGTTCATGCAGCACGGGCCCTTCCGCGACCACATCTACGGCGGCCCCGAGGGCCTGCCCACGCTCTCCTGGAAGCAGCGCCTCGAGATCTGCATCGGCGCCGCCAGGGGCCTCCACTACCTCCACACCGGCACCGCGCACGGGATCATCCACCGGGACGTCAAGACCACCAACATCCTCCTCGACGAAAAGTTCGTGGCCAAGGTGGCCGACTTCGGCCTCTCCAAGGACGGCCCCGGGATGAACCAGCTGCACGTCAGCACCGCCGTCAAGGGCAGCTTCGGGTACCTCGACCCGGAGTACTTCCGGTGCCAGCAGCTGACCGACAAGTCGGACGTCTACTCCTTCGGGGTGGTGCTGCTGGAGACGCTGTGCGCGCGGGCGCCCATCGACCCGCAGCTGCCGCGCGAGCAGGTCAGCCTCGCCGAGTGGGGCCTGCAGTGGAAGCGCAAGGGCCTCATCGAGAAGATCATGGACCCCAACCTCAACGGCAAGGTCAACCCGGAGTCGCTCGCCAAGTTCGCCGAGACCGCCGAGAAGTGCCTCTGCGAGTTCGGCAGCGACCGCCTCTCCATGGGCGACGTGCTCTGGAACCTCGAGTACGCGCTGCAGCTGCAGGAGGCCAACCCGCCcgagggcgccaccgacgccgacgacgccgacgcctCCATCGTCTCCTCCGCCAGCGGCGTCACCACCGTGCCCGACCagtccaccacctccgccaacgaGCTCTTCGCGCAGCTCGCCGACATGAAGGGGAGATGA